One genomic window of Helicobacter kayseriensis includes the following:
- the moaA gene encoding GTP 3',8-cyclase MoaA, producing the protein MLIDSFDRKIEYLRVSVTKQCNFRCQYCMPDTPENFSDTSSLIPLDKMLEFIKVAIDEGIKKIRITGGEPLLRKDLANFIASIRSYSPEIELALTTNGFFLKQYAQALKDAGLNRLNISLDSLQASKVALISKRDVLPQILEGIDEAQKVGFPIKVNMVPLKGINDDEILPMLEYAMQRKITLRFIEFMENDHARSHLKGLNEAEILHIISQKYRIIEVPKQTLGPSKSYQLENGTKFGIIAPHNDDFCKSCNRIRLTSEGTICPCLYYQEAVDAKEGILEGDSQKMRESIRLSVKNKPEKNQWDLEQNEHSARAFYYTGG; encoded by the coding sequence ATGCTAATTGATTCTTTTGATCGAAAAATTGAGTATCTAAGAGTATCTGTCACTAAGCAATGCAATTTTAGATGCCAATATTGTATGCCTGATACTCCAGAGAACTTCTCAGATACATCCTCACTGATTCCTTTGGACAAAATGCTTGAATTTATCAAAGTCGCCATTGATGAGGGAATCAAAAAAATAAGAATTACAGGTGGGGAACCTCTTTTGCGTAAGGATTTGGCAAACTTTATTGCCTCAATCCGATCTTATTCTCCAGAAATTGAGCTAGCATTGACAACCAATGGGTTCTTTCTCAAGCAATATGCACAAGCTCTCAAAGATGCGGGACTTAATCGCCTCAATATTTCCCTTGATTCTCTCCAAGCTTCAAAAGTTGCTCTAATCTCCAAACGCGATGTTTTACCTCAAATTTTAGAAGGTATTGATGAAGCACAAAAGGTTGGATTCCCTATCAAAGTCAATATGGTTCCACTCAAGGGAATCAATGATGATGAAATTCTTCCAATGCTTGAGTATGCAATGCAAAGAAAAATCACCCTGCGTTTTATAGAATTTATGGAAAACGATCACGCACGCTCTCACCTTAAAGGGCTCAATGAGGCTGAGATTTTGCACATCATCTCTCAAAAATATCGCATTATAGAAGTTCCCAAACAAACACTAGGGCCATCCAAAAGTTATCAACTTGAAAATGGAACAAAGTTTGGAATCATCGCACCACACAATGATGATTTTTGCAAAAGCTGCAATCGTATCCGCCTAACAAGTGAAGGAACTATTTGCCCTTGCCTTTACTATCAAGAAGCAGTGGATGCCAAAGAGGGGATCTTAGAAGGTGATTCCCAAAAAATGAGAGAATCTATTCGTCTTTCTGTAAAAAACAAACCAGAAAAAAATCAATGGGACTTAGAGCAAAATGAGCATAGTGCAAGGGCATTTTATTACACAGGGGGATAA
- a CDS encoding NTP transferase domain-containing protein produces the protein MITRPCVILCGGKSSRMGENKALLSFGGRTLLGFLIKKYQMIFEKVYLCCKQEHVKFYERLGVSLLIEKSPIFSPMIGLQMALQNLSQNPFIVSVDCPFLQEEHFLQIQKKFLECNSDIVYAKTLEKSHFLIGIYTNKVLPILREKIQKEDYKMSSLIQVCCADYVLFDSEESFSNLNTKEDYVLALERIKNGI, from the coding sequence TTGATTACTAGACCCTGTGTGATTTTGTGTGGAGGAAAAAGTTCTAGAATGGGTGAAAACAAGGCATTGCTTTCTTTTGGAGGAAGGACATTGCTTGGTTTTCTCATCAAAAAATATCAAATGATCTTTGAAAAGGTTTATTTGTGTTGCAAACAAGAACATGTGAAATTTTATGAGAGATTGGGAGTATCGCTTTTGATTGAAAAGAGTCCGATTTTTTCGCCTATGATAGGTCTTCAAATGGCATTGCAAAATCTTTCTCAAAACCCATTTATTGTTTCTGTAGATTGCCCATTTTTGCAAGAAGAGCATTTTTTGCAAATCCAGAAGAAATTTTTAGAATGCAATTCAGATATTGTTTATGCAAAAACTTTAGAGAAATCTCATTTCTTGATTGGGATATATACAAATAAAGTTCTTCCTATTTTAAGAGAAAAGATACAAAAAGAGGACTATAAGATGTCTAGCCTTATTCAAGTGTGCTGTGCTGATTATGTTTTATTTGATAGCGAAGAGTCTTTTAGCAATCTCAACACAAAAGAAGATTATGTATTGGCTCTTGAGAGGATAAAAAATGGCATCTGA
- the flhB gene encoding flagellar biosynthesis protein FlhB — MASDEEKTEAPSARKIAKAREEGNVAKSPEVIGFLGLMIGLSLVFFLFSYWLDGVQRVYFEVMRQMKTELSIQDALNLFLSLTWQIFLLVSPIFLALIVGGVFGNIFQFGLLFAPKVIIPKFSKINPLTGIKNVISLKKLIEGMFITFKVLLAFSVGFLVFLSFLDEIPLMSRLDIFSQMVWFRNKAILLIGVLLVLFAILSLTDFLIKKYQYTKSLRMSKKEIKDEHKQQEGSPEVKQKIRQMQMKAAMNRMMKNIPSASVVVTNPTHYAVALRFNKEDKDKFGVPIVVAKGIDHLAIRIKSIAREHDIQVIENPPLARELYARIEIEYPIEDDLFVAVAALLKEVIRLEKLQGKNNRFEF; from the coding sequence ATGGCATCTGATGAAGAAAAAACAGAAGCTCCATCGGCTAGAAAAATTGCTAAGGCAAGAGAAGAAGGAAATGTTGCCAAAAGTCCAGAAGTTATTGGATTTTTGGGATTAATGATTGGATTGAGTTTAGTCTTCTTTCTTTTTTCTTATTGGCTTGATGGGGTCCAAAGAGTTTATTTTGAAGTCATGAGACAGATGAAAACCGAGCTCAGCATTCAAGATGCTCTCAATTTATTTTTGTCCCTAACTTGGCAGATTTTTCTTTTGGTCTCTCCTATCTTTTTGGCTCTTATTGTTGGCGGAGTCTTCGGAAATATTTTTCAATTTGGACTCCTTTTTGCCCCAAAAGTAATCATTCCAAAGTTTTCAAAGATCAATCCCCTTACAGGGATCAAAAATGTCATTTCACTCAAAAAATTGATAGAGGGGATGTTTATTACTTTCAAAGTTCTTTTGGCTTTTAGCGTGGGATTTTTGGTTTTTTTGAGTTTTTTGGATGAGATTCCATTGATGAGCAGATTAGATATTTTTTCTCAAATGGTTTGGTTTAGAAATAAAGCCATATTGTTGATAGGAGTTTTGTTGGTTTTGTTTGCGATTTTATCTTTGACTGATTTTTTGATTAAGAAATATCAATACACCAAATCTCTTAGAATGAGCAAAAAAGAAATTAAAGATGAGCACAAACAACAAGAAGGAAGTCCCGAAGTCAAACAGAAAATCCGGCAAATGCAAATGAAGGCTGCTATGAATCGGATGATGAAAAATATTCCTAGTGCTTCTGTTGTCGTGACAAATCCGACACACTACGCTGTAGCATTGCGTTTTAATAAGGAAGATAAGGATAAATTTGGAGTCCCTATTGTTGTAGCCAAAGGGATTGATCATCTGGCAATTCGTATTAAATCGATTGCAAGAGAACATGATATACAAGTGATTGAAAATCCTCCATTGGCTCGAGAGCTCTATGCGCGTATTGAGATAGAATATCCTATAGAGGATGATTTATTTGTCGCTGTTGCTGCTTTGCTTAAAGAGGTAATTAGGCTTGAAAAACTGCAAGGCAAAAACAATCGTTTTGAGTTTTAA
- a CDS encoding M23 family metallopeptidase, which yields MGRVRGYRRTTNYRGFFVFLFFVFIVTLVYVVKDSDIFEKRLPEIEMEEYSYWNPKVPVPIVFRDESSIKEYSITATLANGAKVLDLKEVVLDKPKEIKINLPIPKIALKEGEKLHYVIRVTDWSNANFFSGNTQTKELNLIVDSLAPKVDVVASSFAITYGGSALIVFKAQDENLKSVIFSNGIDEFKPFPYIAKGYYAVIVAWPIKNTSFSPLIIATDYANNQTKYRVAIVKRTKAYRKSILKLQDKNFDQVHKMLLQIGRKNPDSFAEGGAKFKYLNEEIRREDESEIYQASNNFPLELIDKAPIFERFYPLKGGQVVGSFGDARHYFYKDQNVSNSYHLGLDIASTKHAPILLSNAGLVVLEKRLGLYGNTIVVYHALGLSSSYSHISTFNSKLDDFLKEDSVLAYTGSTGWAFGDHLHFGIIVQGHFVWIAEWMDSKWIKNNITSVLQKGEKIIKGQIK from the coding sequence ATGGGAAGAGTTAGAGGTTATCGGAGAACAACAAACTATAGAGGATTTTTTGTCTTTTTATTTTTTGTTTTTATTGTTACGCTTGTTTATGTTGTAAAAGATTCGGATATTTTTGAAAAGAGATTGCCAGAAATTGAGATGGAAGAATACTCATATTGGAATCCCAAAGTCCCTGTTCCTATTGTATTTCGTGATGAAAGCAGTATCAAAGAATATTCTATCACTGCCACTCTTGCAAATGGCGCTAAGGTTTTGGATCTCAAAGAGGTTGTGCTAGATAAACCCAAAGAAATAAAAATCAATCTTCCTATTCCTAAAATTGCTCTAAAAGAGGGAGAGAAATTGCACTATGTGATTCGCGTTACAGATTGGAGTAATGCGAATTTTTTTAGCGGAAATACTCAAACAAAAGAGCTCAATTTGATTGTTGATTCTCTTGCTCCAAAAGTAGATGTTGTGGCATCTTCTTTTGCAATCACTTATGGCGGAAGTGCGTTGATTGTTTTTAAAGCTCAGGATGAAAATCTCAAAAGTGTTATTTTTAGCAATGGAATAGATGAGTTTAAACCTTTTCCCTATATAGCAAAAGGATACTATGCTGTGATTGTGGCATGGCCGATTAAAAACACTTCATTTTCTCCATTGATTATTGCAACAGATTATGCAAATAATCAAACAAAATATCGAGTTGCAATTGTCAAAAGAACGAAGGCTTATCGCAAGTCTATTTTAAAACTTCAAGATAAAAATTTTGATCAAGTCCATAAAATGCTTCTTCAGATTGGAAGAAAGAATCCTGATAGTTTTGCTGAGGGTGGAGCTAAATTTAAATATCTTAATGAAGAAATCCGAAGAGAAGATGAGAGTGAGATTTATCAAGCATCTAATAATTTCCCTTTAGAATTAATTGATAAGGCACCTATTTTTGAGCGTTTTTATCCTTTGAAGGGCGGGCAGGTTGTAGGATCTTTTGGTGATGCAAGACATTATTTCTATAAAGATCAAAATGTCAGCAATTCATATCACTTAGGCCTTGATATTGCAAGCACGAAGCACGCTCCAATTTTACTTTCTAATGCTGGATTGGTTGTTTTAGAAAAGAGATTGGGACTTTATGGCAATACGATTGTTGTTTATCATGCACTTGGTCTTTCATCTTCTTATTCTCATATTTCAACATTTAATTCAAAATTGGACGATTTCTTGAAAGAAGATTCTGTTCTAGCCTATACGGGATCTACAGGATGGGCCTTTGGGGATCATTTGCATTTTGGAATTATTGTTCAAGGGCATTTTGTTTGGATTGCAGAATGGATGGATTCCAAGTGGATTAAGAACAATATCACATCTGTTTTACAAAAGGGTGAGAAGATCATAAAAGGACAAATTAAATGA
- the lpxC gene encoding UDP-3-O-acyl-N-acetylglucosamine deacetylase, with translation MKQTTIKKPVEVVGIGLHKGVPVTMSLEPLPANSGIVFYRTDLGVKIPLHPDYVVDTTMATVLGKDGARISTIEHFLSAVHAYGIDNLLVKVDNEEIPIMDGSAIGYCALLDEAGVEYLRASKRAIEIKKPIEVRDGEKFVRIEPSDQTIFDFKIKFDHPSIKEQVYCFRFSTQAYKEEIARARTFGFLSEVNYLRSVGLAKGGGLHNCIVLDESGILNKEGLRYPEEFARHKILDAIGDMAILGMPLLGTYVAFAGSHKLNHLLTKQILAQSDAYEIVTLPEEVQEYEVEYAYAKE, from the coding sequence ATGAAACAAACAACGATTAAAAAGCCTGTTGAGGTTGTTGGGATTGGATTACACAAAGGCGTTCCTGTCACGATGAGCCTTGAGCCATTACCTGCTAATAGTGGCATTGTTTTTTATAGGACAGATTTGGGCGTTAAGATTCCGCTCCATCCTGATTATGTTGTCGATACGACAATGGCGACTGTGTTGGGTAAAGATGGAGCAAGGATAAGCACTATTGAGCATTTTTTATCTGCTGTCCATGCTTATGGAATCGATAATCTACTTGTAAAAGTTGATAATGAAGAGATTCCAATCATGGACGGAAGTGCGATTGGCTATTGTGCTTTATTGGATGAGGCAGGAGTTGAGTATCTACGGGCAAGCAAAAGAGCCATTGAGATTAAAAAGCCTATTGAGGTTAGAGACGGAGAAAAGTTTGTTCGCATTGAGCCAAGTGATCAAACAATTTTTGATTTTAAAATTAAATTTGATCATCCTAGTATCAAAGAACAAGTGTATTGTTTCCGCTTTAGTACCCAAGCCTACAAAGAAGAAATCGCTAGAGCTCGCACTTTTGGTTTTTTGAGTGAGGTGAATTATTTGCGATCAGTTGGTCTTGCTAAGGGGGGAGGATTGCATAATTGTATTGTGCTAGATGAAAGTGGGATTTTAAATAAAGAAGGGTTGCGATATCCTGAAGAATTTGCTCGACATAAAATCTTAGATGCAATTGGTGATATGGCAATTCTAGGAATGCCTCTTCTTGGGACTTATGTGGCTTTTGCAGGAAGTCATAAGCTCAATCATCTTTTGACTAAACAAATTTTAGCCCAAAGTGATGCTTATGAGATTGTTACTCTTCCAGAAGAGGTGCAAGAATATGAAGTTGAGTATGCTTATGCCAAAGAATGA
- the thrB gene encoding homoserine kinase — translation MVITVPATSANLGPGFDCLGLSLNFRNRFEIVPALETKVVVRGEGAERLRADESNLFVKIFREVLRDLGSKEKHFHFKFFNQIPISRGLGSSSAMIVGAISGAYAIAGKKLDRGAILNHAIKYEKHPDNIAPATFGGFVISMLEKNKVFYLKQTLPKDIKAVVVVPDKPMNTKYSRSLLPKEYSVKDCVFNISHASFLSGIFMSGKWEFLNLASKDMLHQDRRMATFPILKEVRKFALSHGALMSTLSGSGSSIFNLCFADDKAGLAKKLSERFREFRVLALDFDNLGVLKQG, via the coding sequence TTGGTTATTACAGTTCCAGCAACAAGTGCTAATCTTGGGCCAGGATTTGATTGTCTTGGATTGTCGTTGAATTTTAGAAATCGGTTTGAAATTGTCCCTGCGCTTGAAACAAAAGTTGTGGTTCGAGGAGAGGGGGCAGAAAGATTGAGAGCAGATGAGAGCAATTTGTTTGTCAAGATTTTTAGAGAAGTTTTGAGAGATCTTGGAAGCAAAGAGAAGCACTTTCATTTTAAATTTTTTAATCAAATTCCTATTTCAAGAGGTCTTGGTAGTAGCTCAGCTATGATTGTTGGAGCGATTAGCGGAGCTTATGCAATAGCAGGAAAAAAGCTTGATCGCGGTGCGATCTTAAATCATGCAATTAAATACGAAAAACATCCAGATAATATTGCTCCCGCAACATTTGGAGGATTTGTTATCTCCATGCTTGAAAAAAATAAAGTTTTTTATCTTAAACAAACTCTTCCTAAGGACATTAAGGCTGTTGTAGTTGTTCCAGATAAGCCGATGAATACAAAATATTCTCGCTCTCTCTTGCCCAAAGAATACAGCGTAAAAGATTGCGTTTTTAATATTTCACATGCAAGCTTTTTGAGTGGAATCTTTATGAGCGGTAAGTGGGAGTTTCTCAATCTTGCAAGCAAGGATATGTTGCATCAAGATCGCAGAATGGCAACTTTCCCTATTTTGAAAGAAGTAAGAAAATTTGCTCTCTCTCATGGTGCATTGATGAGTACTCTTTCAGGCAGTGGGTCTAGTATTTTTAATCTATGTTTTGCAGACGATAAGGCAGGGCTTGCAAAAAAATTAAGTGAGCGTTTTAGAGAGTTTAGGGTTTTGGCACTTGATTTTGATAATTTAGGTGTCCTCAAACAAGGCTAA
- a CDS encoding DUF448 domain-containing protein yields MCVCCRKRFLQKSLLRLSIDSEKIKLFSGSGRSFYLCSECLENPKTGDRIAKIKKLDAQAKHQIKEIIALWESQSKNLPQS; encoded by the coding sequence ATGTGCGTTTGTTGCCGAAAAAGATTTTTGCAAAAAAGTCTTTTGAGATTATCTATAGATAGCGAAAAAATCAAGCTTTTTTCTGGAAGCGGAAGAAGCTTTTATTTGTGTAGCGAATGCTTAGAAAATCCAAAAACTGGGGATAGGATTGCAAAAATCAAGAAGTTGGACGCCCAAGCCAAACATCAGATAAAGGAGATCATCGCCTTATGGGAATCACAATCAAAGAATTTGCCACAGAGCTAG
- the infB gene encoding translation initiation factor IF-2, giving the protein MGITIKEFATELAINNVKDVIERAKEIGIAVKNASTVIEDEEAEKLANYIESGILPQGIKKPQSKAKTTKQAPKEQSKKETKEVISPKPSPETQEKKEEKLAVVEDKEKQLVNKRMGITIVKKGRESQASRPKEEAKEIRSTPNIKDLFQEIKQEETQEIQPKIRKKEKPKLHVSHKQNEKKMDFDREFGSSYEDENDEIVLFDLHEQEIKNEDEENRAKQAIVDRVQMQKRNKWMNEGGIRRDRKKRKAPPAPTASKSAQSAIVIPEEIRVYEFADIAGRELKEVIGALFKLGVMMTKNDFLDRDALEILAEEFSIEISFQSVVPELEIEEDEGLETFERPPVVTIMGHVDHGKTSLLDKIRNSRVASGEAGGITQHIGAYMVEKNEKMISFIDTPGHEAFTEMRSRGAQVTDIAIIVVAADDGVKQQTIEALNHAKAAGVQIIIAINKMDKENANPDKAKAECAELGFTPSEWGGEYDFIPLSAKTGEGIEELLETILVQAELMELKAAHSSKARAVVLEGSLEKGRGPVATIIVQNGILKVGDPIVADTAFGRVRALLDDKGRNIQELYPSGVAVVTGLSEVPSAGSKLISVESDTVAREQAMQKANYLRQKELSKSTKVSFDELSEMVAKGQLKSLLVIIKADTQGSLEAIKASLAKLNNDEVVINVISFGVGGISESDISLASASENCVILGFNVRPTGSVKNKAKELGVEIKTYSIIYALIDDVKALVSGMMSPVFEEENTGQAEVRETFNIAKVGTIAGCFVVDGSIQRGIKVRLIRNGVVVHTGSIASLKRFKDDVKEVAKGYECGIMLENFNDVRAGDVFETFREVAKKQVL; this is encoded by the coding sequence ATGGGAATCACAATCAAAGAATTTGCCACAGAGCTAGCGATTAATAATGTTAAAGACGTTATAGAACGAGCAAAGGAAATTGGGATTGCGGTTAAAAATGCAAGCACTGTTATTGAAGATGAAGAGGCAGAAAAGCTAGCAAACTATATTGAAAGTGGAATTCTTCCACAGGGGATCAAAAAGCCTCAAAGCAAGGCCAAAACAACAAAACAAGCTCCAAAAGAACAATCTAAAAAAGAGACAAAAGAGGTTATTTCTCCCAAGCCAAGCCCAGAAACACAAGAGAAAAAAGAGGAAAAGCTTGCTGTAGTCGAAGATAAAGAAAAACAGCTTGTTAATAAGCGTATGGGAATTACAATTGTCAAAAAAGGAAGAGAATCTCAAGCTTCTCGCCCAAAAGAAGAAGCCAAGGAGATTCGTTCAACTCCCAATATCAAAGATCTTTTCCAAGAGATCAAACAAGAAGAAACTCAAGAAATTCAGCCCAAGATTCGCAAAAAAGAAAAGCCAAAGCTCCATGTTTCTCACAAACAAAATGAAAAGAAAATGGATTTTGATCGCGAATTTGGAAGTAGTTATGAAGATGAGAATGATGAGATTGTGTTGTTTGATCTTCATGAGCAAGAAATTAAAAATGAAGATGAAGAAAATCGAGCCAAGCAAGCAATCGTTGATCGTGTTCAAATGCAAAAAAGAAACAAATGGATGAATGAAGGAGGCATTAGGCGCGATAGAAAGAAACGCAAAGCCCCCCCTGCTCCCACTGCAAGCAAAAGCGCACAGAGTGCAATTGTGATCCCCGAAGAAATTCGTGTTTATGAGTTTGCCGATATTGCTGGAAGGGAGCTTAAAGAGGTGATTGGAGCTCTTTTTAAGCTTGGTGTAATGATGACCAAAAATGACTTTTTGGATCGTGATGCACTAGAGATTCTGGCTGAAGAATTTAGTATTGAGATTTCTTTCCAAAGCGTTGTTCCAGAATTGGAAATTGAAGAAGATGAAGGATTGGAGACATTTGAGCGACCTCCAGTTGTAACAATTATGGGACATGTTGATCATGGAAAAACTTCTTTGCTTGATAAAATCAGAAATTCTCGTGTAGCTAGCGGAGAAGCGGGAGGAATCACTCAGCATATTGGTGCTTATATGGTGGAGAAAAATGAAAAGATGATTTCTTTCATTGATACTCCTGGGCATGAAGCTTTCACAGAGATGCGATCAAGAGGTGCTCAAGTTACCGATATTGCCATTATTGTAGTGGCAGCTGATGATGGCGTGAAACAACAAACGATTGAGGCACTCAATCATGCCAAGGCCGCAGGAGTGCAAATTATTATTGCAATTAACAAAATGGACAAAGAAAATGCCAATCCGGATAAGGCAAAAGCTGAATGTGCAGAGCTTGGATTTACACCAAGTGAATGGGGAGGAGAATATGATTTTATTCCCCTTTCTGCTAAAACAGGAGAAGGGATTGAGGAGTTGCTAGAAACAATTTTGGTCCAAGCTGAGCTAATGGAACTCAAAGCTGCTCACTCCTCTAAGGCAAGAGCTGTAGTCTTGGAGGGAAGCTTGGAGAAGGGGCGAGGACCTGTTGCGACAATCATTGTGCAAAATGGAATCCTTAAAGTGGGTGATCCAATTGTTGCTGATACTGCTTTTGGGAGAGTAAGGGCACTACTTGATGATAAGGGAAGAAATATTCAAGAACTCTACCCTTCTGGTGTAGCTGTTGTAACAGGGTTGTCTGAAGTGCCAAGTGCAGGATCGAAATTGATCAGTGTTGAAAGCGACACTGTAGCAAGAGAGCAGGCAATGCAGAAGGCAAACTATTTGCGTCAAAAAGAATTGAGTAAAAGTACAAAAGTAAGCTTTGATGAATTGAGCGAGATGGTTGCAAAAGGTCAGCTCAAATCGCTCCTAGTTATTATTAAGGCTGATACGCAAGGCTCTCTTGAGGCGATTAAGGCGAGCTTGGCAAAACTAAATAATGATGAAGTCGTGATCAATGTGATTAGTTTTGGTGTGGGCGGAATCTCAGAGAGCGATATTTCTCTTGCGAGCGCATCAGAAAATTGTGTGATTTTGGGCTTTAATGTTCGTCCAACAGGTAGCGTAAAAAACAAGGCAAAAGAATTGGGCGTTGAGATTAAGACTTATTCTATTATCTATGCCCTTATTGATGATGTTAAGGCGTTGGTCTCTGGAATGATGTCTCCTGTGTTTGAAGAAGAAAATACAGGACAAGCAGAAGTAAGAGAGACATTTAATATCGCAAAAGTTGGAACAATTGCAGGTTGCTTTGTGGTGGATGGCAGTATTCAAAGAGGAATCAAAGTCCGTCTTATCCGCAATGGAGTAGTTGTGCATACTGGATCGATTGCCTCACTTAAGCGCTTTAAAGATGATGTCAAAGAGGTTGCAAAAGGCTATGAGTGTGGGATTATGCTTGAGAACTTCAATGATGTGCGTGCGGGGGATGTGTTTGAGACATTTAGAGAAGTGGCCAAAAAGCAGGTACTTTAA
- the rbfA gene encoding 30S ribosome-binding factor RbfA, with protein sequence MQNIKLQRSQSLLKELVTEALSTLNNPNLNSLSVTDVVCSRGKYNAEVFIESSSLTQSEKSLILRELKKAESVLREYILGSSGWFKCPRLTFKFDESLKSRNALDKIFEQIQKERCK encoded by the coding sequence ATGCAAAATATCAAGCTTCAACGCTCTCAGTCCTTGCTCAAAGAGCTGGTCACTGAAGCTTTGAGCACTCTTAATAATCCCAATCTAAACTCCTTGAGCGTTACAGATGTGGTGTGTTCGCGTGGAAAATACAATGCTGAGGTCTTTATCGAATCAAGCAGTCTAACTCAATCAGAAAAAAGCTTGATACTTAGAGAATTAAAAAAAGCAGAGAGTGTTTTGAGAGAGTATATTTTGGGATCTAGTGGATGGTTTAAGTGTCCAAGATTAACTTTTAAGTTTGATGAAAGCTTGAAGTCTCGCAATGCCTTGGACAAGATTTTTGAACAAATTCAAAAGGAGAGATGCAAGTAA
- the rimP gene encoding ribosome maturation factor RimP yields the protein MSSQIQEKIEKYIQSCGCELYGIELVKDFGQDVLRVSVYSKEGVSLDKCQEISHLISPFLDVEDPIASKYILEVSSPGIERVLKNPRHFSFSLGEEVQVKNIDKTIIEGVLKSCDDEGFVLVNSQGEHKIAYAQTKKVKTIFRW from the coding sequence ATTTCTTCGCAGATTCAGGAAAAAATAGAAAAATACATTCAAAGTTGTGGATGTGAGCTCTATGGAATCGAATTGGTCAAAGACTTTGGGCAAGATGTTTTGAGGGTTAGTGTTTATTCTAAAGAGGGCGTAAGTTTGGATAAATGTCAAGAAATCAGTCATTTGATTTCTCCGTTTTTAGATGTTGAAGATCCGATTGCATCTAAGTATATTTTGGAGGTTAGCTCGCCTGGGATTGAAAGGGTTTTGAAAAATCCTCGTCACTTTTCTTTTTCACTTGGAGAGGAAGTTCAGGTTAAAAATATTGACAAGACTATTATTGAGGGAGTTTTAAAGTCTTGTGATGATGAGGGATTTGTGCTTGTAAATTCTCAAGGAGAGCATAAGATTGCTTATGCACAAACCAAAAAAGTAAAAACAATTTTTAGATGGTAA
- the ribD gene encoding bifunctional diaminohydroxyphosphoribosylaminopyrimidine deaminase/5-amino-6-(5-phosphoribosylamino)uracil reductase RibD, translating into MVKAQEIFLLQAISEAWEVQTLALPNPSVGALILSKDFEILALEAHERFGSSHAELLAFKSAFLKLNADVKKEVLDSLSPKELWDFLAKNHGGVFKECSVFVTLEPCLHEGKTPSCAKLLSILHPKCVVFGASDPTSQAKGGAEFLSSCGIEVLGGVCLQQSLDLLYPFMTYVHKGRFNLFKIAQRLNGDYKRGQISNMASRIFTHTQRSNADSIVISGNTVRTDSPKLDTRFSRIQNKTPKIQILTQTFTPTDCICANDIRLYNHVDDLQLEEGFNLIEGGYPLLSVLRNKIDGLLLIVAPKFGGSNPTKAPDMNFDLLYAQEFCEASRDIALWLKPKDLL; encoded by the coding sequence ATGGTAAAAGCTCAAGAAATTTTTCTTCTTCAGGCGATTTCTGAGGCGTGGGAAGTGCAAACTCTTGCCCTTCCCAATCCCTCTGTAGGTGCTCTCATTCTCTCTAAAGATTTTGAAATCTTGGCCTTAGAGGCTCATGAGCGTTTTGGATCTTCGCATGCTGAACTTTTGGCCTTTAAGAGTGCTTTTTTGAAGTTGAATGCGGATGTGAAAAAAGAGGTTTTAGATTCTTTATCACCCAAAGAATTATGGGATTTTCTAGCTAAAAATCATGGAGGGGTTTTTAAGGAATGCAGTGTATTTGTGACCCTTGAGCCTTGCTTGCATGAAGGGAAAACACCATCGTGTGCAAAGCTTCTCTCTATCTTGCATCCTAAATGCGTTGTTTTTGGAGCAAGTGATCCAACATCGCAAGCAAAAGGTGGGGCAGAGTTTTTGTCTTCTTGTGGTATTGAAGTCCTGGGCGGGGTATGTTTGCAACAGAGTTTAGATTTGCTTTATCCGTTTATGACTTATGTCCATAAGGGAAGATTTAATCTTTTTAAGATTGCCCAAAGGCTAAATGGCGATTACAAAAGAGGACAAATCTCAAATATGGCTTCTCGTATTTTTACCCATACGCAAAGAAGCAATGCTGATTCTATTGTGATTTCTGGCAATACAGTAAGGACAGATTCTCCAAAGTTAGATACGCGTTTTTCGCGCATTCAAAATAAAACTCCCAAGATTCAAATTCTTACTCAAACTTTTACGCCTACAGATTGTATTTGTGCTAATGATATTAGGCTATACAATCATGTTGATGATTTGCAGCTTGAAGAGGGCTTTAATCTCATTGAGGGGGGATATCCATTATTGAGTGTTTTAAGGAATAAGATTGATGGACTTTTGCTGATTGTTGCTCCAAAATTTGGTGGAAGCAATCCTACTAAAGCTCCAGATATGAATTTTGATCTTTTATATGCTCAAGAATTTTGTGAAGCAAGTCGAGATATTGCATTATGGCTCAAACCCAAAGACCTCCTTTAA